One Fundidesulfovibrio soli DNA window includes the following coding sequences:
- a CDS encoding M99 family carboxypeptidase catalytic domain-containing protein, with the protein MLKRSSLALIFSLLLCTPVWAEVVTFFPGTQYALDVHFLRGEKPGPTVFVQGGIQGDETGGFLTAQLLTRAKVRKGTVIIVPRANPPSIHERKRAINVDLNRRFDQDYNEFYEDRLARLIRFLVSQSQALIHLHEGSGFYNPVRVSDLRGPNRYGQSVIIDAVGYKNVANLERAARQVLAKLNEGVSPKEYQFQIFNMDTFNDRSKYLEQRKSLTYYALSRVGIPAVALEVSKNITDLNWKVSAQLKGTVLFLRQFGVEVDAPEPRPQDLKAYPPRDLKILVNGRELDSRKPALSLAPGATLDVRCEPSQDQAGLSPVTAVFASDRPGFNLAKAPRLPLAPFQTLDVRSDGQVLAKATLQWTGAWPAPEQSGPAKFVCWLGGKLVHVPAGGTIHAVQGDQLVLEGVWGSKKDEVLNLKGYVSRVGKNDGQDAGQEIILDPKSFIPKFLVPQPGGDVTCEVVRETPGQAKDKFTIVLKPRVVHSLVLTTQDGRSLTVPWSPDKPLQLAPGRYTLADVQGNGPAAMVQVFASNTPVTLGQSFTVTEKDSIVLRQATTFADMGVMKLSTRTLSQADAEPDSARLY; encoded by the coding sequence TTGCTCAAACGCAGTAGCCTTGCGCTGATCTTCTCTCTGCTTCTCTGCACGCCGGTCTGGGCCGAGGTGGTCACCTTCTTCCCCGGCACCCAGTACGCGCTGGACGTGCACTTTCTGCGCGGCGAAAAGCCCGGCCCCACCGTGTTCGTCCAGGGCGGCATCCAGGGCGACGAGACGGGGGGCTTCCTCACGGCGCAGCTGCTCACCAGGGCCAAGGTGCGCAAGGGCACGGTCATCATCGTGCCCAGGGCCAACCCCCCCTCCATCCACGAGCGCAAGCGCGCCATCAACGTGGACCTCAACCGCCGCTTCGACCAGGACTACAACGAATTCTACGAGGACAGGCTCGCCCGCCTGATCCGCTTCCTGGTCTCCCAGAGCCAGGCGCTCATCCACCTGCACGAGGGCTCGGGCTTCTACAACCCGGTCCGCGTGTCGGACCTGCGCGGCCCCAACCGCTATGGGCAGTCCGTGATCATCGACGCCGTGGGCTACAAGAACGTGGCCAACCTGGAGCGCGCGGCCAGGCAGGTGCTGGCAAAGCTCAACGAGGGCGTCTCCCCCAAGGAGTACCAGTTCCAGATCTTCAACATGGACACCTTCAACGACCGCTCCAAATACCTGGAGCAGCGCAAGTCCCTCACCTACTACGCCCTCTCCCGCGTGGGCATCCCGGCCGTGGCCCTGGAGGTCAGCAAGAACATCACGGACCTTAACTGGAAGGTCTCGGCCCAGCTCAAGGGCACGGTGCTCTTCCTGCGCCAGTTCGGGGTCGAGGTGGACGCCCCGGAGCCCCGCCCGCAGGACCTCAAGGCCTACCCCCCGCGCGACCTGAAAATCCTGGTCAACGGCCGTGAGCTCGACTCGCGCAAGCCCGCCCTGAGCCTCGCCCCCGGCGCCACCCTGGATGTGCGCTGCGAGCCCTCGCAGGACCAGGCGGGCCTGAGCCCCGTCACCGCCGTGTTCGCCTCCGACCGGCCGGGCTTCAACCTGGCCAAGGCCCCGCGCCTGCCCCTGGCCCCCTTCCAGACCCTGGACGTGCGCTCCGACGGCCAGGTGCTGGCCAAGGCCACCCTGCAATGGACAGGCGCCTGGCCCGCGCCGGAGCAGTCCGGGCCGGCCAAGTTCGTGTGCTGGCTGGGCGGCAAGCTGGTGCACGTGCCCGCCGGCGGCACCATCCATGCCGTGCAGGGCGACCAGCTGGTGCTGGAGGGCGTGTGGGGCAGCAAGAAGGATGAGGTGCTCAACCTCAAGGGCTACGTAAGCCGCGTGGGCAAGAACGACGGGCAGGACGCCGGGCAGGAGATCATTCTGGACCCCAAGAGCTTCATCCCCAAGTTCCTGGTGCCCCAGCCGGGCGGCGACGTGACCTGCGAGGTGGTCCGCGAGACCCCCGGCCAGGCCAAGGACAAATTCACCATCGTGCTCAAGCCCCGCGTGGTGCACTCCCTCGTGCTCACCACCCAGGATGGCAGGAGCCTCACCGTGCCCTGGTCGCCGGACAAGCCGCTGCAGCTGGCCCCGGGCCGCTACACACTGGCCGACGTGCAGGGCAACGGCCCGGCCGCCATGGTCCAGGTATTCGCCTCCAACACGCCCGTGACCCTGGGCCAGAGCTTCACCGTGACCGAGAAGGACTCCATCGTGCTGCGGCAGGCCACCACCTTCGCGGACATGGGCGTCATGAAGCTCTCCACCAGGACCCTCTCCCAGGCTGACGCCGAACCCGACAGCGCCCGCCTGTACTAG
- a CDS encoding L,D-transpeptidase family protein yields the protein MALPHARSITSGCIAAALFLLTLSGIAMADDGWTVELRADPYGPERFLAVDKSSQTFWFFEQKSPLQPMKQLPCTTGQEPGTKWREGDLKTPEGVYFIKQRISGGLDFGLYGDLAFTLNYPNPIDIINNRKGSGIWIHGRGRPITPNESRGCVALNNGDVKDLDPMLTKRVLPVVIANSVHWSKDTPAANKDAQEVVAATLEWAKAWSRKTEDFFAFHDAAKFSIAQGEPFDEFRSHKRQLFAKLPWIHVLLDDVRAVQGPDYWVTYFGQLYRSPTLSSEGIKRLYWQRNDKGRFVIVGMDYDEVSLGLEGKYLARVRTDVTTLVEAWRQAWERGKVSDYMQYYADNAVQGDRRGKSAIREQKQQLWNGNKAPRKVALRDMKMSLTQDGVQVEFVQEYASKDGNSDKGRKKLVLGPVGNGWAILEEDWSKM from the coding sequence GTGGCCTTGCCACACGCACGTTCCATCACCTCCGGCTGCATCGCGGCGGCCCTGTTCCTGCTTACGCTTTCCGGCATCGCCATGGCCGACGACGGCTGGACCGTCGAACTCCGGGCCGACCCTTACGGTCCCGAGCGTTTCCTGGCGGTGGACAAGTCCTCCCAGACCTTCTGGTTCTTCGAACAGAAGAGCCCGCTGCAGCCCATGAAGCAGCTGCCCTGCACGACAGGGCAGGAGCCTGGCACCAAGTGGCGCGAGGGCGACCTCAAGACCCCCGAGGGCGTCTACTTCATCAAGCAGCGCATCAGCGGCGGCCTGGATTTCGGCCTCTACGGCGACCTGGCCTTCACGCTCAATTACCCCAACCCCATCGACATCATCAACAACCGCAAGGGGTCGGGCATCTGGATCCACGGCCGCGGCAGGCCCATCACCCCCAACGAGAGCCGGGGCTGCGTGGCGCTGAACAACGGCGACGTCAAGGATCTGGACCCCATGCTCACCAAGCGCGTCCTGCCCGTGGTCATCGCCAACTCGGTGCACTGGTCCAAGGACACCCCCGCCGCCAACAAGGACGCCCAGGAGGTGGTGGCCGCCACCCTGGAGTGGGCCAAGGCCTGGTCCCGCAAGACCGAGGATTTCTTCGCCTTCCACGACGCGGCCAAGTTCTCCATCGCCCAGGGCGAGCCCTTCGACGAGTTCCGCAGCCACAAGCGCCAGCTCTTCGCCAAGCTGCCCTGGATCCACGTGCTGCTCGACGACGTGCGTGCCGTGCAGGGCCCCGACTACTGGGTCACCTACTTCGGGCAGCTCTACCGCTCGCCCACGCTCAGCAGCGAGGGCATCAAGCGCCTCTACTGGCAGCGCAACGACAAGGGCCGCTTCGTCATCGTGGGCATGGACTACGACGAGGTGAGCCTGGGCCTGGAGGGCAAGTACCTGGCCCGCGTGCGCACCGACGTGACCACCCTCGTCGAGGCCTGGCGCCAGGCCTGGGAGCGCGGCAAGGTGTCGGATTACATGCAGTACTACGCCGACAACGCGGTCCAGGGCGACCGCAGGGGCAAATCCGCCATCCGCGAGCAGAAACAGCAGCTCTGGAACGGCAACAAGGCCCCCAGGAAGGTGGCCCTGCGCGACATGAAGATGAGCCTCACCCAGGACGGCGTGCAGGTGGAGTTCGTGCAGGAGTACGCCAGCAAGGACGGCAACTCGGACAAGGGCCGCAAGAAGCTGGTCCTTGGCCCGGTGGGCAACGGCTGGGCAATCCTCGAAGAGGACTGGAGCAAGATGTAG
- the pyrE gene encoding orotate phosphoribosyltransferase: MKQRLAQLILEKSYREGEFVLTSGRKSDYYFDCKPTALHPEGSFLIGSIFCDMLESVDVMGVGGMTLGADPLVSSVTVVSWIRKRPLPGFIVRKQSKGHGTNQFLEGLANFAPGQKVAMLEDVVTTGGTLLKACERVRDAGLDIVAVLTVLDRQEGGRENLAAAGYELLPIFTRADLVAAKGS; encoded by the coding sequence GTGAAACAACGGCTCGCGCAACTGATTCTGGAAAAGTCTTACCGGGAGGGCGAGTTCGTCCTCACCTCCGGCCGCAAGAGCGACTACTACTTCGATTGCAAGCCCACCGCGCTGCACCCCGAAGGCTCGTTTCTGATCGGGTCCATCTTCTGCGACATGCTCGAATCGGTGGACGTCATGGGCGTTGGGGGCATGACCCTCGGCGCCGACCCCCTGGTCAGCTCCGTCACCGTGGTCTCCTGGATACGCAAGCGGCCCCTGCCCGGCTTCATCGTGCGCAAGCAGTCCAAGGGGCACGGCACCAACCAGTTCCTGGAAGGCCTGGCCAACTTCGCCCCCGGGCAGAAGGTGGCCATGCTCGAGGATGTGGTCACCACCGGGGGGACGCTGCTCAAGGCCTGCGAGCGCGTGCGCGACGCCGGCCTGGATATCGTGGCCGTGCTCACCGTGCTGGACCGTCAGGAAGGCGGCCGCGAGAACCTGGCCGCCGCCGGGTATGAGCTGCTTCCCATCTTCACCCGGGCGGACCTGGTGGCCGCCAAGGGGAGTTGA
- the purB gene encoding adenylosuccinate lyase — translation MIDRYSRPEMARLWSLENRFRVWLEVEIAVCEAWHRLGRIPDEDMRAIRDKADINVDRILEIEERTRHDVIAFLTCVEEIVGPSARFIHLGCTSSDIVDTANGVLLKRAGEKILEGLDRLLSVLKEMAHTHKDRLCMGRTHGIHAEPTSFGLKMAGFYAEFSRHKERFARAVQGVAIGKISGAVGTYAYVTPEVEAITCELLGLAPDPISTQIVQRDRHAEYFTALGLLGGGIERICVELRHLQRTEVLEVEEGFGKGQKGSSAMPHKKNPISAENLAGLSRLLRTNGLASMENMPLWHERDISHSSVERVIMPDSTILADYMLYRLANLLSNLRIIPENMERNLWGSYGLFFSQAVLIALVDAGMDRQEAYELTQGVAMRCWAEKKLFSDEVRRDRAIVNKLGENKLDEIFNPANFLKQADFIFKRVFGS, via the coding sequence ATGATCGACCGCTACTCTCGCCCGGAAATGGCCCGCCTCTGGAGCCTGGAGAACAGGTTCCGCGTCTGGCTGGAAGTGGAAATCGCCGTCTGCGAAGCCTGGCACAGGCTGGGGCGCATCCCCGATGAGGACATGCGCGCCATCCGCGACAAGGCCGACATCAACGTGGACCGCATCCTCGAGATCGAGGAGCGCACCCGCCACGACGTCATCGCCTTCCTCACCTGCGTGGAGGAGATCGTGGGCCCCTCGGCCCGGTTCATCCACCTGGGCTGCACCAGCTCCGACATCGTGGACACGGCCAACGGCGTGCTGCTCAAGCGCGCGGGCGAGAAGATCCTGGAAGGGCTCGACCGCCTGCTTAGCGTGCTCAAGGAGATGGCCCACACCCACAAGGACAGGCTGTGCATGGGCCGCACCCACGGCATTCACGCCGAGCCCACCAGCTTCGGGCTGAAGATGGCCGGTTTCTACGCCGAGTTCTCCCGCCACAAGGAGCGCTTCGCGCGGGCCGTGCAGGGCGTGGCCATAGGCAAGATTTCGGGCGCGGTGGGCACCTACGCCTACGTGACCCCCGAGGTGGAGGCCATCACCTGCGAGCTGCTGGGCCTCGCGCCGGACCCCATCTCCACCCAGATCGTGCAGCGCGACAGGCACGCCGAGTACTTCACGGCCCTGGGCCTCCTGGGCGGCGGCATCGAGCGCATCTGCGTGGAGCTTCGGCACCTGCAGCGCACCGAGGTGCTTGAGGTCGAGGAGGGCTTCGGCAAGGGCCAGAAGGGCTCCTCGGCCATGCCCCACAAGAAGAACCCCATCTCGGCCGAGAACCTGGCCGGGCTCTCCCGCCTGCTGCGCACCAACGGCCTGGCCTCCATGGAGAACATGCCCCTGTGGCACGAGCGCGACATCTCGCACTCCTCGGTGGAGCGCGTGATCATGCCCGACTCCACCATCCTGGCGGACTACATGCTCTACCGCCTGGCCAACCTGCTCTCCAACCTGCGCATCATCCCCGAGAACATGGAGCGCAACCTCTGGGGCTCCTACGGGCTGTTCTTCTCCCAGGCGGTGCTCATCGCCCTGGTGGACGCGGGCATGGACAGGCAGGAGGCCTACGAGCTCACGCAGGGCGTGGCCATGCGCTGCTGGGCGGAAAAAAAGCTCTTTTCCGACGAAGTGCGCCGTGATAGGGCCATCGTCAACAAGTTGGGTGAAAACAAGCTCGACGAAATCTTCAATCCCGCGAATTTTCTCAAACAGGCCGATTTCATATTCAAAAGGGTGTTCGGATCGTGA
- a CDS encoding FmdB family zinc ribbon protein → MPIYEYRCNECQQTFEEWQRDFAERQVPCPVCGAKAERLISSTSFVLKGGGWYADLYSKPGEKKTEAPAGEPAPAAKSEPSPCAGSCGATCATGS, encoded by the coding sequence ATGCCTATCTACGAATACCGCTGCAACGAATGCCAGCAGACTTTCGAGGAGTGGCAGAGGGACTTCGCCGAAAGACAAGTGCCCTGCCCCGTCTGCGGGGCCAAGGCCGAAAGGCTTATCTCCAGCACGTCCTTCGTCCTGAAGGGGGGCGGCTGGTATGCGGATCTCTACTCCAAGCCGGGTGAAAAAAAAACTGAGGCGCCCGCGGGCGAACCCGCCCCTGCGGCCAAATCGGAGCCTTCGCCCTGCGCCGGCAGCTGCGGGGCGACCTGCGCAACCGGCAGCTGA
- a CDS encoding class I SAM-dependent DNA methyltransferase encodes MPSAADRIVGLYRRYARAWADARGDRLIETPWLDRFIGLLPESPTVLDIGCGPGEPVGRYLIDHGCRLTGVDSAPEMIALAQGSLPQGTWLVADMRSLDLGRAFHGILAWDSFFHLRHADQRRMFPIFRNHAAPRAALMFTSGPSHGESIGSFQGEPLYHASLAGSEYRALLDENGFELVAHIVEDPACGRHTVWLAQLR; translated from the coding sequence ATGCCTTCAGCAGCCGACCGGATCGTGGGATTGTACCGGCGCTACGCCCGCGCCTGGGCGGACGCCCGTGGCGACCGGCTGATCGAGACCCCATGGCTGGACCGGTTCATCGGCCTCCTGCCCGAAAGCCCAACCGTGCTCGACATCGGGTGCGGACCCGGCGAACCCGTCGGGCGCTACCTGATCGACCACGGCTGCCGCCTGACCGGGGTGGATTCCGCCCCGGAAATGATTGCCCTGGCGCAGGGCAGCCTGCCGCAGGGGACCTGGCTCGTCGCGGATATGCGCTCGCTGGACCTTGGCCGAGCCTTTCACGGCATCCTGGCCTGGGACAGTTTTTTCCACCTGCGCCACGCCGATCAACGCCGCATGTTCCCCATTTTCAGAAACCATGCGGCCCCGCGCGCTGCGCTCATGTTCACCAGCGGGCCGTCGCACGGGGAGTCCATCGGCTCCTTCCAGGGCGAGCCGCTCTACCACGCCAGCCTGGCAGGATCCGAATACCGCGCCCTGCTCGACGAGAACGGTTTCGAGCTCGTGGCTCACATCGTGGAGGACCCGGCCTGCGGCCGCCATACGGTCTGGCTCGCCCAGCTCAGGTGA
- a CDS encoding C-GCAxxG-C-C family protein: MAVNRRMFVAGACCAGAALVAGISLKASPPAAPPPGADAPGFARERFLSHWNCTQAVLEALGPSAGLTPEAVTRVTTPFAAGMWSGLTCGAVTGAMMALGMRYGRDSDGASPEAVKLKVRQLVAAMKGEFGDLDCSALLGTDMATDAGVKEAAAKGLFKSKCPLLVEAAAREALKLMA, from the coding sequence ATGGCTGTGAATCGTCGCATGTTCGTCGCCGGGGCCTGCTGTGCGGGCGCCGCGCTGGTGGCGGGCATATCCCTGAAAGCCTCGCCCCCCGCCGCCCCGCCGCCCGGAGCGGACGCGCCGGGCTTCGCCCGGGAGCGTTTCCTGTCCCACTGGAACTGCACGCAGGCGGTGCTGGAGGCCCTTGGCCCTTCCGCCGGGCTGACCCCGGAGGCGGTCACACGCGTCACCACCCCCTTCGCGGCGGGCATGTGGAGCGGGTTGACCTGCGGGGCCGTGACCGGGGCCATGATGGCCCTGGGCATGCGCTACGGGCGCGACAGCGACGGGGCCTCGCCCGAGGCGGTGAAGCTCAAGGTGCGGCAATTGGTGGCCGCCATGAAAGGCGAGTTCGGCGACCTGGACTGCTCCGCCCTGCTCGGCACCGACATGGCCACAGACGCGGGCGTCAAGGAGGCCGCCGCCAAGGGGCTGTTCAAGTCGAAATGTCCGCTGCTGGTGGAGGCCGCCGCAAGGGAGGCCCTCAAGCTGATGGCGTGA
- a CDS encoding homocysteine biosynthesis protein, giving the protein MAQPTKTIAEINQRIKKGKAVILTAEEMVDLVRSKGKTAAAKEVDVVTTGTFSPMCSSGMLFNFGQEPPVIKASQVWLNDVPCYAGLAAVDAYLGCTEPRADDPLNKVHPGRFTYGGGHVIEDLLRGKAVRLKALAYGTDCYPRRELDKSVTLADLKYAQLLNPRNCYQSYNVAVNTGSAVAYTYMGPLKPGMRNANYATAGQLSPLFNDPYLRTIGLGTKIWMGGGTGWVIGAGTQHNPKPARNERGIPLTASGTLMLKGDMKAGMDAKWVRGVSILGYGCSLSVGVGIPIPILDEDMAFFTGVSDADITMPVRDYGHDYQAGINNVLAQPTFEELKSGEIKVNDQTVRTVPLTSYALSLEIAELLKAKIERGEFMLTEAQERIVSE; this is encoded by the coding sequence ATGGCCCAGCCTACGAAAACCATAGCGGAGATCAACCAGCGCATCAAAAAGGGAAAAGCCGTCATCCTCACGGCCGAGGAGATGGTGGACCTGGTGCGCTCCAAAGGCAAGACCGCGGCGGCCAAGGAAGTGGACGTGGTGACCACGGGCACCTTCTCGCCCATGTGCTCCTCGGGAATGCTCTTCAACTTCGGGCAGGAGCCCCCGGTGATCAAGGCCTCGCAGGTGTGGCTCAACGACGTGCCCTGCTATGCGGGCCTGGCCGCCGTGGACGCCTACCTGGGCTGCACCGAGCCCCGCGCGGACGACCCCCTGAACAAGGTCCACCCCGGGCGCTTCACCTACGGCGGCGGCCACGTCATCGAGGACCTGCTGCGCGGCAAGGCCGTGCGCCTCAAGGCCCTGGCCTACGGCACGGACTGCTATCCCAGGCGCGAGCTGGACAAGTCCGTCACCCTGGCGGACCTCAAGTACGCCCAGCTGCTCAACCCCCGCAACTGCTACCAGAGCTACAACGTGGCCGTGAACACGGGCAGCGCCGTGGCCTACACCTACATGGGCCCGCTCAAGCCCGGCATGCGCAACGCCAACTACGCCACCGCGGGCCAGCTCTCGCCCCTGTTCAACGACCCCTACCTGCGCACCATAGGCCTGGGCACCAAGATCTGGATGGGCGGCGGCACGGGCTGGGTGATCGGCGCGGGCACGCAGCACAACCCCAAGCCCGCGCGCAACGAGCGGGGCATCCCGCTGACCGCCTCGGGCACCCTGATGCTCAAGGGCGACATGAAGGCGGGCATGGACGCCAAGTGGGTGCGCGGCGTCTCCATCCTGGGCTACGGCTGCTCGCTCTCGGTGGGCGTGGGCATCCCCATCCCCATCCTGGACGAGGACATGGCCTTCTTCACCGGCGTCAGCGACGCGGACATCACCATGCCCGTGCGCGACTACGGGCACGATTACCAGGCCGGCATCAACAACGTGCTGGCCCAGCCCACCTTCGAGGAGCTCAAGAGCGGCGAGATCAAGGTCAACGATCAGACCGTGCGCACCGTGCCCCTGACCAGCTACGCCCTCTCCCTGGAGATCGCCGAGCTGCTCAAGGCCAAGATCGAGCGCGGCGAGTTTATGCTGACCGAAGCGCAGGAGCGCATCGTCTCCGAGTAG
- a CDS encoding helix-turn-helix domain-containing protein, whose protein sequence is MLKNTLRSHLSQFVTEADLQRWFDPLELLHDKDSSEVVVEFPHAYFAQWFDARVKEHFEKQLGLLMGQGCVLRYRSRTRDQALDASMPRPQPVSVDFPFGHEYTFEQFFTNHKNLFPLASAKDISRTREAKFNPLIIQGEPGTGKTHLMRCMANEVSKAVDKKLIFVGDMDELAELYTSGHRQGQSVRSALASCRAFFLDDLHRLEDYPLLASELLSLFNAFTNDRSLMVFTTAAPLAACGGMPAELRTRLESGLMVQLAPPDLDVRMKYVQDRCQKKQLQLSKSQMLTLAQSHRDFRSLLGVLNKFQAFRELLKRDISDAIFENILGRSKTAKAAKATPDSILELVAERFKVDKRDLLGSRRTKDLVLARQIAMLLCREELGLSYPALGKLFGGKDHSTVLYGVKKIHKLQNDSNDMKNLVNTLRKSCQQTNA, encoded by the coding sequence GTGCTCAAGAACACGCTCCGCAGCCATCTTTCGCAGTTTGTCACCGAGGCCGACCTCCAGCGCTGGTTCGACCCCTTGGAACTGCTGCACGACAAGGACTCCTCCGAAGTGGTGGTGGAGTTCCCCCACGCCTATTTCGCCCAGTGGTTCGACGCACGCGTCAAGGAACACTTCGAGAAGCAGCTCGGCCTGCTCATGGGCCAGGGCTGCGTGCTGCGCTACCGCAGCCGTACCAGGGACCAGGCGCTGGACGCCTCCATGCCCAGGCCCCAGCCCGTCAGCGTGGATTTCCCCTTCGGCCACGAATACACTTTCGAGCAGTTCTTCACCAACCACAAGAACCTGTTCCCCCTGGCCTCCGCCAAGGACATCTCCCGGACCCGCGAAGCCAAGTTCAACCCGCTCATCATCCAGGGCGAACCCGGCACGGGCAAGACCCACCTCATGCGCTGCATGGCCAACGAGGTGAGCAAGGCCGTGGACAAGAAGCTCATTTTCGTGGGCGATATGGACGAGTTGGCCGAACTGTACACCTCCGGCCACAGGCAAGGGCAGAGCGTGCGCTCCGCGCTTGCCTCCTGCCGGGCCTTCTTCCTGGACGACCTGCACCGCCTGGAGGACTACCCCCTGCTGGCTTCGGAGCTTCTGAGCCTGTTCAACGCCTTCACCAACGACAGGAGCCTCATGGTCTTCACCACGGCGGCCCCCCTGGCCGCCTGCGGTGGAATGCCCGCTGAGCTGCGCACCCGCCTCGAGAGCGGGCTCATGGTGCAGCTGGCTCCGCCCGACCTGGACGTGCGCATGAAGTACGTCCAGGACCGCTGCCAGAAGAAGCAGCTCCAGCTGAGCAAATCCCAGATGCTCACCCTGGCCCAGAGCCACCGGGACTTCCGCAGCCTGCTCGGGGTGCTCAACAAATTCCAGGCCTTCCGCGAGCTGTTGAAGCGCGACATATCGGACGCGATCTTCGAAAACATCCTGGGCCGCTCCAAGACGGCAAAGGCGGCAAAGGCCACCCCGGATTCCATCCTGGAGCTGGTGGCCGAGCGCTTCAAGGTGGACAAGCGCGACCTGCTCGGGTCCAGGCGCACCAAGGATCTGGTCCTGGCCCGGCAGATCGCCATGCTGCTCTGCCGGGAGGAGCTGGGCCTCTCCTACCCGGCCCTGGGCAAACTCTTCGGCGGGAAGGATCACTCCACGGTGCTCTACGGCGTCAAAAAAATACATAAATTACAAAACGATAGTAACGATATGAAAAATCTGGTCAACACGCTGCGGAAAAGCTGTCAGCAAACCAACGCCTGA
- the dnaN gene encoding DNA polymerase III subunit beta, with amino-acid sequence MFVKVTRTDIIEGLQKSANIIPAKTGAAFLRTIWLSAENGALRIMSTDSSLEFVGSYRAEVVEQGLCGVQGRSFFDLVRKLPGGEIQLKLDPTGQTLLVSQSGRNYKLPTSEKSWFQPFAEFPQGEHVMWSGDFLQELIDRVFFCVSDEDTMEAMACMYMRAVDEKVEVCGLNGHQFAMCGFVNDDVRGMLPPEGVLIQKKYVLELKKWLTADEIELAISQKRLFFRTQDQRETFSLPLSYFQYPDYKSFVGKLSTPGVSELQAEKGALSEALDRISIFNTDNNRCTYFQLETPGQLTLQSQGNDTGAATESMEAGFAGELKKIAFPTRDLLEILGHFHSPKVRFTLTGAEGPCGITGEDDADYLVIIMPMKIVEETYYSEEASA; translated from the coding sequence ATGTTCGTCAAGGTCACCAGAACCGATATTATCGAAGGCCTGCAGAAATCCGCCAACATCATCCCCGCCAAGACCGGTGCGGCCTTCCTGCGCACCATCTGGCTCTCAGCCGAGAACGGCGCCTTGCGGATCATGTCCACAGATTCCTCGCTCGAGTTCGTCGGCTCCTACCGCGCCGAGGTGGTGGAGCAGGGGCTGTGCGGCGTGCAAGGCCGCTCCTTCTTCGATCTGGTGCGCAAGCTGCCGGGCGGCGAGATCCAGCTCAAGCTCGACCCCACCGGCCAGACCCTGCTGGTCAGCCAGTCCGGGCGCAACTACAAGCTGCCCACCAGCGAGAAGAGCTGGTTCCAGCCCTTCGCCGAGTTCCCCCAGGGCGAGCACGTGATGTGGTCGGGCGACTTCCTGCAGGAACTGATCGACCGCGTCTTCTTCTGCGTCTCCGACGAGGACACCATGGAGGCCATGGCCTGCATGTACATGCGCGCCGTGGATGAAAAGGTGGAGGTCTGCGGCCTGAACGGCCACCAGTTCGCCATGTGCGGCTTCGTCAACGACGACGTGCGCGGCATGCTGCCGCCCGAGGGCGTGCTCATCCAGAAGAAGTACGTGCTGGAGCTCAAGAAGTGGCTCACGGCCGACGAGATCGAGCTGGCCATCAGCCAGAAGCGCCTGTTCTTCCGCACGCAGGACCAGCGGGAGACCTTCAGCCTGCCGCTCTCCTACTTCCAGTACCCCGACTACAAGAGCTTCGTTGGCAAGCTCTCCACCCCGGGCGTCTCCGAGCTGCAGGCCGAGAAGGGCGCGCTCTCCGAGGCCCTGGACCGTATTTCCATCTTCAACACCGATAACAACCGCTGCACCTACTTCCAGCTCGAGACCCCCGGCCAGCTGACCCTGCAATCGCAGGGCAACGACACCGGCGCGGCCACCGAGTCCATGGAGGCAGGGTTCGCCGGCGAGCTCAAGAAGATCGCCTTCCCCACACGCGACCTCCTGGAAATCCTGGGACACTTCCACTCCCCCAAGGTGCGCTTCACGCTCACCGGGGCGGAAGGGCCCTGCGGCATCACCGGGGAGGACGACGCGGACTACCTGGTCATCATCATGCCCATGAAGATCGTGGAGGAGACGTACTACAGCGAGGAAGCCTCTGCATGA